A genomic stretch from Neomonachus schauinslandi chromosome 14, ASM220157v2, whole genome shotgun sequence includes:
- the PRAME gene encoding melanoma antigen preferentially expressed in tumors → MWPKLPQVYLQDSFRSRFIRMSMPAPPRLLDLAGQSLLRDQASAIAALEVLPMELFPPLFTAAFAGRHSETLKAMVQAWPFACLPLGALMKEQRPHQETFQAALDGLDVLLAQEVRPRRWKLQVLDLRKNAHQDFWTVWSGTRASMYSLLEPEVAQPMRKRRKVEGCKPGPKPPLAPVEVLIDLCLKEGTPDESLAYLIQKVQQRKGLLRLCCKKLKIFAVPMQTIKKILKIVQLDSIQDLEVNCTWKLSTLGKFAPHVGQMGNLRRLLLSHIHMSSHSTPAKEQQCVSQFTAQFLRLHHLEELYLDSISFLEDRLDQVLRCLKTPLETLSITNCLLSESDLTHLSQHLNVSQLKDLGLSGVSLTNMSPGPLQVLIERASATLQDLDLDECGIMDSQFTVILPALGRCSQLTTFSFCGNPISMAVLENLLRHTIRLSKLSHVLYPAPLESYEDARGTLHLGRLAQLHARLKQMLQELGRPGMVWFSANPCPHCGDRTFYDPEPILCPCYMPA, encoded by the exons GGCCATCGCTGCTCTGGAGGTGCTGCCCATGGAGCTCTTCCCACCGCTGTTCACGGCGGCCTTCGCTGGGAGGCACAGCGAGACCCTGAAGGCGATGGTGCAGGCCTGGCCCTTCGCCTGCCTCCCTCTGGGGGCCCTGATGAAGGAGCAGCGGCCTCACCAGGAGACCTTCCAAGCTGCGCTCGATGGACTTGATGTCCTGCTTGCCCAGGAGGTTCGCCCCAG GAGGTGGAAACTGCAGGTGCTAGATTTACGGAAGAATGCTCATCAGGACTTCTGGACTGTGTGGTCTGGGACCAGGGCCAGTATGTACTCCCTGTTGGAGCCAGAGGTGGCCCAACCCATGAGGAAGAGGCGAAAAGTGGAGGGTTGCAAGCCAGGGCCCAAGCCACCCTTGGCTCCCGTGGAGGTGCTGATAGACCTTTGCCTCAAGGAAGGTACCCCTGACGAGTCCCTCGCCTACCTCATCCAGAAAGTCCAGCAGAGGAAGGGTCTGCTGCGCCTGTGTTGTAAGAAGCTGAAGATTTTCGCAGTGCCCATGCAGACCATCAAGAAGATCCTGAAAATCGTACAGCTGGACTCTATCCAGGATTTGGAAGTGAACTGCACCTGGAAACTGTCCACCCTGGGGAAGTTTGCTCCTCATGTGGGTCAGATGGGCAATCTGCGCAGGCTCCTCCTCTCACACATCCACATGTCTTCCCACAGCACCCCGGCGAAGGAGCAGCAGTGTGTCAGCCAGTTCACTGCTCAGTTCCTCAGGCTGCACCACCTTGAGGAGCTATATTTGGACTCGATCTCCTTCCTCGAAGACCGCCTGGACCAGGTGCTCAG GTGCCTGAAGACCCCCTTGGAGACCCTGTCAATAACTAATTGCCTGCTTTCGGAATCCGACTTGACACATCTGTCCCAGCACCTGAACGTCAGTCAGCTAAAGGACCTGGGTCTCAGCGGGGTCAGCCTGACCAATATGAGTCCTGGGCCTCTCCAAGTTCTGATAGAGAGAGCCTCCGCCACCCTCCAGGACCTGGACTTAGATGAGTGTGGGATCATGGACTCCCAGTTCACTGTCATCCTGCCTGCCCTGGGCCGCTGCTCCCAGCTCACAACCTTCAGCTTCTGTGGAAACCCCATCTCCATGGCCGTCCTGGAGAACCTGCTGCGCCACACCATTAGGCTGAGCAAGCTGAGTCACGTGCTGTATCCGGCCCCCCTGGAGAGTTACGAGGATGCCCGTGGCACCCTCCACCTGGGCAGACTTGCCCAGCTGCATGCCAGGCTGAAGCAGATGCTGCAGGAGTTGGGGCGGCCAGGCATGGTCTGGTTCAGTGCCAACCCCTGCCCTCACTGCGGCGACAGGACCTTCTATGACCCCGAGCCCATTCTGTGCCCCTGTTACATGCCTGCCTAG